In a genomic window of Rhizobium tumorigenes:
- a CDS encoding helix-turn-helix transcriptional regulator: MLDEIGTIRRQFTAHNTLDGRIDHAFEAIKKLGFEALIYDYTPVPYDLEGGIMLPSLLKLRNISDDMHEYWFDRGYFRLDPVQQVALRTSTPFFWDYDRRAGTVINRFMREDSEPVARYLSEHDMSTGVTVPVHMPRGDYATVTGIRFGQNGDFEKHALRYIADFGLLAHVFHEAAYCLFDNSALTVAKMRLTERERECLRYSAEGLSAKEISRIIERSVPTVVMHLNAAARKLGARNRTQAVVRATHYRLLETPPSYNL, encoded by the coding sequence ATGCTTGATGAGATTGGGACGATCCGACGGCAGTTCACTGCCCATAACACCCTCGACGGGCGCATCGACCACGCGTTCGAGGCGATCAAGAAGCTCGGTTTCGAGGCGCTGATCTACGACTACACGCCAGTGCCCTATGATCTCGAGGGCGGCATCATGCTTCCCTCGCTGCTTAAGCTGCGCAATATCTCCGACGACATGCACGAATACTGGTTCGACCGCGGTTATTTCCGGCTCGACCCGGTACAGCAGGTAGCATTGCGCACCTCGACGCCGTTCTTCTGGGACTACGACCGGCGCGCCGGTACGGTCATCAACAGGTTCATGAGAGAAGACAGCGAACCCGTTGCCCGCTATCTCAGCGAGCACGACATGTCGACGGGCGTCACCGTGCCGGTTCACATGCCGCGCGGCGACTATGCAACGGTCACCGGCATCAGGTTTGGACAGAACGGCGACTTCGAGAAACATGCCCTGCGCTACATCGCCGACTTCGGGCTGCTTGCCCATGTCTTCCACGAGGCGGCCTATTGCCTGTTCGACAATTCTGCCCTGACGGTCGCCAAGATGCGATTGACGGAGCGGGAGCGGGAATGCCTGCGCTATTCCGCCGAGGGACTTTCGGCCAAGGAGATCTCGCGGATCATCGAGCGCTCCGTGCCGACCGTCGTCATGCACCTGAATGCCGCTGCCCGGAAGCTCGGCGCCAGGAACCGCACCCAGGCCGTCGTCCGCGCCACCCATTACCGGCTGCTGGAAACCCCGCCATCCTATAACTTGTGA
- a CDS encoding dipeptide ABC transporter ATP-binding protein, with amino-acid sequence MISPILSVRDLTVRLHGLGAERTLIDAVSLDVGKAEIVGLVGESGSGKSLFCRSLVRLMPSSRLKIDSGSVLLDGRDLTEISDAEMLKVRGAEIGMIFQNPTSHLDPVMRIGDQIAEGIRYHQGASPRDAKAAAIDILGQVGLPDPVRQYDSYAHEFSGGMRQRAMIGVALSCNPKILIADEPTTALDVTIQAQILRLLMDIRDKRGLSIILITHDLGIVAQTCDRIAVLRGGRLLEVGPKRQVLSAPRDPYTVSLIASHPSIVEEAPLTVACFPASTPVERPLLEVDDLYVRFALGGGLFKAGAKTVTAVAGVSLQIMPGESVGVVGESGSGKSTLARAILGLTPLSSGHVSFEGVDLAQQKRAALNKLRHEAAMVFQDPYNALNPRLRIGEMLAEVLRVQGKTSAADIPARIGELLDLVGLEREFANRRPRSMSGGQCQRAGIARALAVDPKLIIADECVAALDVTIQAQIIELFRDLKRKMNLTLIFIAHDLAIVRNLCDRVVVMYRGEIVEEGLCAEVFARPKHPYTAALIAAIPDIDPDKPLLADIACELRLTLPPSLERLS; translated from the coding sequence ATGATCAGTCCCATTCTCTCTGTCCGGGATCTGACGGTCAGGCTGCATGGCCTCGGCGCGGAGAGGACGCTCATCGATGCTGTCTCGCTCGATGTCGGCAAGGCCGAGATTGTCGGGCTCGTCGGTGAAAGCGGCTCCGGCAAGAGCCTGTTCTGCCGCTCGCTGGTGCGGCTGATGCCGTCGTCGCGCCTGAAGATCGACAGCGGCTCCGTGCTGCTGGATGGCCGCGACCTAACCGAAATCAGCGACGCCGAGATGCTGAAGGTCCGCGGGGCCGAGATCGGCATGATCTTCCAGAACCCGACCAGCCACCTCGACCCTGTCATGCGGATCGGCGATCAGATCGCCGAAGGTATCCGATATCATCAGGGTGCGAGCCCGCGTGACGCGAAGGCCGCAGCCATCGACATTCTTGGCCAGGTCGGGCTTCCCGACCCGGTCCGCCAGTACGACAGCTATGCCCACGAATTTTCCGGCGGAATGCGGCAGCGCGCAATGATCGGGGTTGCGCTGTCCTGCAATCCCAAGATCCTGATTGCCGACGAGCCGACGACTGCCCTCGATGTCACCATCCAGGCGCAGATCCTGCGGCTGCTGATGGACATCCGCGACAAACGCGGCCTTTCGATCATTCTCATCACCCATGACCTCGGCATCGTTGCCCAGACCTGCGACCGGATCGCGGTGCTGCGTGGCGGACGATTGCTGGAAGTTGGGCCGAAGCGCCAGGTCCTGTCGGCGCCGCGCGATCCCTATACGGTCAGCCTGATCGCCAGCCATCCTTCTATCGTCGAAGAGGCGCCGCTCACCGTCGCATGCTTCCCCGCCTCAACGCCGGTGGAACGGCCGCTTCTCGAGGTGGACGACCTCTATGTCCGCTTTGCTTTGGGCGGGGGCCTGTTCAAGGCCGGCGCCAAAACCGTCACTGCGGTTGCTGGCGTGAGCCTGCAGATCATGCCCGGCGAAAGTGTAGGCGTCGTCGGGGAATCCGGCAGTGGCAAGAGCACGCTCGCCCGCGCCATTCTGGGCCTGACGCCGCTCTCCTCCGGCCATGTCTCGTTCGAGGGCGTGGACCTTGCCCAGCAGAAGCGCGCGGCCCTCAACAAGTTGCGCCACGAGGCGGCTATGGTGTTTCAGGATCCCTACAACGCACTCAATCCCCGGCTGCGCATCGGCGAGATGCTTGCCGAAGTGCTGCGCGTGCAGGGCAAGACCTCTGCCGCCGATATCCCGGCGCGGATCGGCGAGCTTCTGGACCTTGTCGGGCTGGAGCGTGAGTTTGCCAACCGCCGGCCGCGCAGCATGAGCGGTGGGCAATGCCAGAGGGCGGGGATCGCCCGGGCGCTGGCCGTCGATCCGAAGCTGATCATCGCAGACGAATGCGTCGCCGCCCTCGACGTGACGATCCAGGCGCAGATCATCGAACTGTTCCGGGATCTGAAGCGGAAGATGAACCTGACGCTGATCTTCATCGCCCATGACCTCGCCATCGTGCGCAATCTTTGCGACCGGGTCGTCGTCATGTATCGCGGCGAGATCGTCGAGGAGGGGCTCTGCGCAGAGGTTTTCGCCCGGCCGAAGCATCCCTACACCGCAGCCCTGATAGCAGCGATTCCCGATATCGATCCGGACAAGCCCTTGCTTGCCGACATCGCCTGCGAGCTGCGATTGACGCTACCACCTTCACTCGAACGACTGTCATAA
- a CDS encoding ABC transporter permease: MSVPLAFSTAFGWRRVFGGRLTLAIGAGILLFFVLVAVGAPLIAPYDPILQAADVRLQAPTLLHPFGTDNFGRDILSRVIWGTRIDLQIAVIGVLFPFMIGTMVGTIAGFFGGPVDAVFMRLVDIILAFPFLVLMLSIIAILGPGLGSFYIAMALVGWVSYARLIRAQMLVLKSSDYAVAAVSLGFSRPRIMFRHLLPNAIAGSLVFSMSDAVLVLLSGAAVSYLGLGVQPPLAEWGVMVAEGQSFLTTAWWITLFPGLSIVFLAFGFSMLGDALGELFGVQE; this comes from the coding sequence ATGAGTGTACCATTGGCGTTTTCCACTGCGTTCGGTTGGCGCCGCGTCTTCGGGGGCCGGCTGACACTGGCCATCGGCGCGGGCATCCTGCTTTTCTTCGTGCTCGTGGCAGTCGGTGCGCCGTTGATTGCGCCCTACGACCCGATCCTCCAGGCCGCCGACGTGCGTCTGCAGGCACCGACTTTGCTGCACCCTTTCGGCACCGACAATTTCGGGCGGGATATCCTGTCCCGCGTCATCTGGGGTACTCGGATCGATCTACAGATTGCGGTGATCGGGGTTCTCTTTCCCTTCATGATCGGCACGATGGTCGGCACCATCGCCGGTTTCTTCGGTGGGCCGGTTGACGCGGTTTTCATGCGGCTCGTCGATATCATCCTTGCCTTCCCTTTTCTGGTGCTGATGCTGTCGATTATCGCCATCCTCGGGCCGGGGCTCGGCAGCTTCTATATCGCCATGGCGCTGGTGGGATGGGTGTCCTATGCGCGGCTGATCCGAGCCCAGATGCTGGTGCTGAAAAGCAGCGACTACGCGGTCGCGGCCGTCAGCCTCGGTTTCAGCCGCCCGCGCATCATGTTCCGGCATCTGCTGCCCAATGCTATCGCCGGATCGCTGGTGTTCTCGATGTCGGATGCCGTGCTGGTTCTCCTCAGCGGCGCCGCAGTCAGCTATCTCGGCCTCGGCGTGCAGCCGCCGCTGGCCGAATGGGGTGTCATGGTGGCCGAGGGGCAGAGCTTCCTGACGACGGCCTGGTGGATCACGCTGTTTCCCGGCTTGTCCATCGTCTTCCTGGCTTTCGGTTTCAGCATGCTCGGCGATGCGCTTGGCGAACTCTTCGGAGTACAGGAATGA
- a CDS encoding dihydrodipicolinate synthase family protein, whose protein sequence is MTSNIFTGCIPALMTPCNADRSPDFDGLVRKGKELVAAGMSAVVYCGSMGDWPLLTDEQRMEGVERLVKAGLRVIVGTGAVNTRMAAAHAAHAQRVGAHGLMVIPRVLSRGTSVSAQRAHFKTVLSAAPELPAVIYNSPYYGFATRADLFFELRNEHKNLIGFKEFGGPSDLRYAAENITSRDDGVTLMVGVDTAVFHGFVNCGAAGAITGIGNVLPREVLHLVSLSEAAAAGDAKARAHALELEAALGVLSSFDEGPDLVLYYKHMLVLTGHPEFTLHFNETDSLSDSQRGFVEKQFALFQTWYADWSKQFAAVGENKAA, encoded by the coding sequence ATGACTTCCAATATTTTCACCGGCTGCATTCCGGCCCTGATGACGCCATGCAATGCCGACCGCAGCCCCGACTTCGACGGTCTCGTGCGCAAGGGCAAGGAACTGGTCGCGGCCGGCATGTCTGCCGTGGTCTATTGTGGATCGATGGGCGACTGGCCACTGCTGACGGACGAGCAGCGGATGGAAGGCGTCGAGCGCCTGGTGAAGGCCGGTCTTCGCGTCATCGTCGGTACCGGCGCCGTCAACACCCGGATGGCAGCCGCTCACGCAGCCCACGCCCAGCGCGTCGGCGCCCACGGCCTGATGGTCATACCGCGCGTGCTGTCGCGCGGTACCTCGGTTTCGGCCCAGCGCGCCCATTTCAAGACGGTTCTCTCGGCTGCCCCCGAGCTTCCGGCTGTCATCTACAACAGCCCCTATTACGGCTTTGCCACACGCGCAGACCTGTTTTTCGAACTCCGCAACGAACACAAGAACCTCATCGGTTTCAAGGAATTCGGCGGTCCATCCGACCTTCGCTATGCGGCTGAAAACATCACCAGCCGCGACGACGGCGTCACATTGATGGTCGGCGTCGATACCGCCGTCTTCCACGGTTTCGTCAATTGCGGCGCGGCTGGCGCCATCACAGGCATCGGCAATGTCCTGCCCCGCGAAGTCCTGCATCTTGTTTCCCTGTCTGAGGCCGCAGCCGCCGGCGATGCAAAGGCGCGCGCCCACGCCCTGGAACTCGAAGCGGCGCTTGGCGTCCTGTCCTCCTTCGACGAAGGCCCGGATCTGGTTCTCTACTACAAGCACATGCTCGTGCTCACCGGCCATCCCGAATTCACGCTGCACTTCAACGAAACGGACAGTCTGTCCGACAGCCAGCGCGGTTTCGTCGAAAAGCAGTTTGCCCTGTTCCAGACCTGGTATGCCGATTGGTCGAAGCAGTTTGCGGCAGTCGGCGAAAATAAGGCCGCCTGA
- a CDS encoding ABC transporter permease, producing MHRYKFILTRPLQFVPVLFGISVITFILVRLIPGDPVRNILGTRATPSAIANIRAQYGLDEPMWVQYFYFLRNLANGEMGKSILYKIDVLKLILTRIEPTLALVATSVVLSVVIAVPLAAIAARSNGRAPDHIIRVVSTFGIGFPPFWLGLMLIILFSVDLGWLPVSGYGNTLGEKAAHLLLPSLTIALSLSTVLTRSLRTAMIEGLKSDVATAVRARGMPESTVFWRHVMPNSLLPTINLLAVNIGWLIGGTVVVETVFALPGMGQLLVRAIFSRDYMVVQGVAMVFACATVFINFIADIATVMVDPRVRL from the coding sequence ATGCATCGCTATAAGTTCATCCTGACCCGGCCGCTGCAGTTCGTGCCGGTGTTGTTCGGCATCAGCGTCATCACCTTCATCCTCGTCCGTCTCATTCCCGGCGATCCCGTGCGCAATATTCTCGGCACCCGCGCGACGCCCAGTGCCATCGCCAATATCCGCGCCCAATACGGCCTGGATGAGCCGATGTGGGTGCAGTACTTCTATTTCCTGCGCAATCTCGCCAATGGCGAAATGGGCAAATCCATCCTCTACAAGATCGACGTGCTGAAGCTCATCCTCACCCGTATAGAGCCGACGCTGGCACTGGTCGCGACAAGCGTCGTCCTGTCTGTAGTGATTGCCGTGCCGCTGGCAGCGATTGCGGCGCGCAGCAATGGGCGCGCGCCCGACCACATCATCCGCGTGGTCTCGACGTTCGGGATCGGCTTCCCGCCGTTCTGGCTGGGGCTGATGCTGATCATCCTCTTCAGCGTCGATCTCGGTTGGCTTCCGGTCTCCGGCTACGGCAATACGCTCGGCGAAAAGGCCGCCCATCTGCTGTTGCCGAGCCTGACCATTGCCTTGTCGCTCTCCACCGTTCTCACCCGCAGCCTGCGCACCGCGATGATCGAAGGTTTGAAATCCGACGTCGCAACTGCGGTGCGGGCGAGGGGCATGCCGGAAAGCACCGTCTTCTGGCGCCACGTCATGCCGAACTCTCTGCTGCCGACCATCAATCTGCTCGCCGTCAACATCGGATGGCTGATCGGCGGGACCGTTGTCGTCGAAACCGTCTTTGCCTTGCCCGGCATGGGGCAACTGCTGGTCCGCGCCATTTTCTCCCGCGACTACATGGTGGTCCAGGGTGTCGCCATGGTCTTTGCCTGCGCCACGGTGTTCATCAACTTCATTGCCGATATCGCGACGGTGATGGTCGATCCGAGGGTGCGGCTATGA
- the repC gene encoding plasmid replication protein RepC, with translation MQTGSVTTPFGRRPMTLGMLASQYKANDIAPEQSVDKWKIFRALCEAKPLLGLSDRALAVLNALLSFYPGNELSAKHGLVVFPSNAQLSIRAHGIAPATLRRHLAALVEAGLLVRKDSPNGKRFARRDEEGEVDQAYGFNIAPLIARADEIQALAAQVTVGRALFRAMRERLSLCRRDIAKLIETALEEGVPGDWTMVHGHFRDLVVRIPRSPDIHDITPIVEEMEMLREEVLNLLEVRINVRNMHANESHAERHIQNSNPDSKSDLEPASDKKQGETSAIQPQSPDMPREQTAAADEGGERKSLMGGPLVKPRRMAVAGGDQPSLKAFPLGLVLQACPEILSYGPGGSIGSWRDLMAAAVVVRSMLGVSPSAYEEACAVMGSENAATVMACVLERAGSITSAGGYLRDLTRRTERGEFAIGPMLMSLARANAGRREQTG, from the coding sequence ATGCAGACAGGAAGTGTAACGACGCCCTTTGGGCGGCGGCCGATGACGCTTGGCATGCTGGCAAGCCAGTACAAGGCCAACGACATCGCGCCGGAACAATCGGTCGACAAGTGGAAGATCTTTCGCGCGCTGTGCGAAGCAAAGCCGCTGCTCGGCCTTTCCGACAGGGCGCTGGCGGTGCTTAACGCTCTGCTGAGCTTTTATCCGGGCAATGAGCTCAGTGCAAAGCACGGCCTCGTGGTCTTTCCGTCCAACGCCCAGCTGTCGATCCGCGCCCACGGCATCGCGCCGGCAACGCTGCGCCGCCATCTGGCAGCGCTGGTCGAGGCTGGATTGCTGGTGCGCAAGGACAGCCCGAACGGCAAGCGCTTTGCGCGCCGCGACGAGGAGGGGGAGGTCGACCAGGCCTATGGCTTCAATATTGCCCCGCTGATTGCCCGTGCCGATGAGATCCAGGCGCTGGCAGCGCAGGTCACCGTCGGTCGCGCCCTGTTCAGGGCAATGCGCGAGCGTCTGTCGCTATGCCGTCGTGACATTGCTAAGCTGATCGAGACGGCGCTGGAAGAGGGTGTACCGGGCGACTGGACGATGGTTCACGGCCATTTCCGCGATCTCGTGGTCCGGATCCCGCGCTCTCCCGACATTCATGACATCACCCCTATTGTTGAAGAAATGGAGATGCTGCGCGAGGAAGTGCTCAACCTGTTGGAAGTTCGCATAAATGTTCGAAATATGCACGCCAATGAGTCCCACGCTGAGCGCCACATACAGAATTCAAATCCCGACTCTAAATCTGATCTTGAACCAGCTTCGGATAAGAAGCAGGGCGAAACATCGGCAATCCAACCACAGTCGCCTGATATGCCGAGGGAACAAACCGCTGCAGCGGATGAGGGCGGCGAGCGCAAAAGCCTGATGGGTGGTCCTTTGGTGAAACCGCGAAGGATGGCTGTGGCCGGCGGAGATCAACCTAGCCTGAAGGCGTTTCCGCTCGGGCTTGTGCTGCAGGCCTGCCCGGAAATCCTATCCTACGGCCCGGGTGGCAGTATCGGCAGCTGGCGCGACCTGATGGCGGCGGCCGTCGTCGTCCGCTCGATGCTGGGGGTCAGCCCCAGCGCCTACGAGGAAGCCTGCGCCGTCATGGGGTCCGAGAATGCCGCGACCGTCATGGCCTGCGTGCTGGAAAGGGCCGGCAGCATCACGTCGGCCGGCGGGTATCTGCGCGACCTAACCCGCAGGACGGAGCGCGGCGAGTTCGCCATCGGTCCGATGCTGATGTCGCTCGCAAGGGCCAATGCCGGCAGACGCGAGCAGACGGGGTGA
- a CDS encoding proline iminopeptidase-family hydrolase, with product METQVANVTSKEDYLPFRTYRTWFRTTGSLDSDRLPLVVAHGGPGCTHDYVDAFKEIAALDGRAVIHYDQLGNGNSTRLPDKGPDFWTPALFLEELDALLAHLGIQHRYAFLGQSWGGMLGAEHAVRQPDGLKALVIANSPANMHTWVSEANRLREALPQDVQDTLLRHELAGTLTDPDYIAASRVFYDRHVCRVTPWPPEVARTFEIMEEDSTVYRNMNGPTEFHVIGTMKDWTIEDRLGRITAPTLLISGKYDEATPLVVKPYVDRVPDCRWVLFENSSHMPHVEEKDLCMQTVSAFLCARD from the coding sequence ATGGAGACGCAGGTGGCCAACGTGACCTCGAAAGAAGATTATTTACCATTCCGGACCTACCGGACATGGTTCCGCACCACCGGATCACTCGACAGCGACCGGCTACCGCTGGTGGTGGCCCATGGCGGTCCCGGCTGCACCCATGACTATGTCGACGCATTCAAGGAGATTGCGGCCCTCGATGGCAGGGCCGTCATCCACTACGACCAGCTTGGCAACGGCAACTCGACGCGTCTGCCGGACAAGGGCCCGGACTTCTGGACGCCCGCCTTGTTCCTCGAGGAGCTCGACGCGCTTCTCGCCCATCTCGGCATCCAGCACCGCTATGCCTTTCTCGGGCAGTCCTGGGGCGGCATGCTGGGCGCCGAACACGCGGTGCGGCAACCAGACGGCCTGAAGGCGCTCGTCATCGCCAATTCACCGGCCAACATGCACACCTGGGTATCGGAGGCCAACCGCTTGCGGGAAGCATTGCCACAGGACGTCCAGGACACCCTCCTCCGCCACGAACTCGCAGGCACGCTTACCGACCCCGACTACATCGCCGCTTCCCGCGTCTTCTACGATCGCCACGTCTGCCGGGTAACCCCGTGGCCTCCCGAGGTGGCCCGTACCTTCGAGATCATGGAGGAGGACAGCACCGTTTACCGCAACATGAACGGGCCGACCGAATTCCACGTCATCGGCACCATGAAGGACTGGACGATCGAGGACCGGCTGGGCCGCATCACCGCCCCGACGCTGCTGATCTCCGGAAAATACGACGAAGCGACGCCGCTCGTGGTCAAGCCTTATGTAGACCGGGTGCCCGATTGCCGATGGGTGCTGTTCGAGAATTCCAGCCATATGCCGCATGTCGAGGAAAAGGATCTCTGCATGCAAACGGTCTCCGCATTTCTCTGCGCGCGCGATTGA
- a CDS encoding proline iminopeptidase-family hydrolase: protein MWHEMQPDARYEVEVDGFKVVAYSFGSGSETVFCLNGGPGLACDYLREAHSCLAAKGYRVVTFDQLGTGASDRPDDAALWTIERYVEETETVRQALGLGKVHLLGHSWGGWLAIDYALRYPDNLHSLILEDTVADMPHLIQELDRLRAALGPETVAMMQKHEAQGTYEHPEYQAALTILSYRHVCRLAEWPAPVRRSLDDWNMAPYMAMQGPNEFLYIGNLKDWNRIPDLARLTLPVLITVGEHDELTPACALRMTLALPNAELKVFSNASHMPFYENPGDYYPALLDFLSRQKAA from the coding sequence ATGTGGCATGAAATGCAGCCGGACGCCCGCTACGAGGTCGAAGTTGATGGCTTCAAGGTCGTCGCTTACAGCTTCGGCAGCGGCAGTGAAACGGTGTTTTGCCTGAATGGCGGACCGGGGCTTGCCTGCGACTATCTTCGTGAAGCGCACAGCTGTCTTGCCGCAAAGGGTTATAGGGTCGTTACTTTCGACCAGCTGGGAACGGGGGCATCGGATCGGCCGGACGACGCCGCGCTATGGACAATCGAGCGCTATGTGGAGGAGACCGAGACGGTCCGCCAGGCGCTGGGCCTCGGCAAGGTGCATCTGCTCGGTCACTCCTGGGGTGGTTGGCTCGCCATCGATTATGCATTGCGCTACCCGGACAATCTCCATAGCCTCATTCTCGAAGACACCGTCGCCGACATGCCGCATCTGATCCAGGAACTAGACCGCTTGCGGGCGGCGCTCGGGCCCGAGACCGTGGCGATGATGCAGAAGCACGAGGCGCAAGGGACCTACGAACATCCCGAATACCAGGCGGCGCTGACCATCCTCAGCTACCGCCATGTCTGCCGGCTTGCCGAATGGCCGGCGCCTGTCCGCCGCTCGCTCGATGACTGGAACATGGCGCCCTACATGGCGATGCAGGGGCCTAACGAATTCCTCTATATCGGCAATCTCAAGGATTGGAACCGCATCCCGGATCTGGCGCGCCTGACGCTGCCGGTGCTGATCACGGTGGGCGAGCACGACGAATTGACGCCGGCCTGTGCCCTGCGCATGACGCTGGCCCTGCCGAATGCCGAGCTGAAGGTTTTCTCCAACGCCAGCCACATGCCGTTCTACGAAAATCCTGGCGACTACTACCCGGCGCTTCTCGATTTCCTGTCCCGGCAAAAGGCTGCCTGA